CCAAGTTGTGCCGCAATATAATCTGCTGCCTGCGTAAAAGTAGTATCACCACTATTTACATAAAAATTGAGAACTCTCGAAGAATCCCAGCCATCTGCCTCTGCCTCTTTTATTAATTCTTTCGCTTTTTCCGGATTGTAAGCCGTTGGGGCAAGACTGGCATCATAAAAAGGCCCGGCACTGGATAAGAAGCCGTCAACAATCTCACCCTTACCATTTAACAAACCATTCAGGATATTTTCACGGTCTATCCCATATAGTATAGCCTGGCGAATTCTTGTATCTGTTACACTTGTTGTATTAAAGAATATAGACTGGTTGGTTACTGGTGCACCATAATAAACTGTTATATTAGACAGTGCTTCCACATTCCCATAGTCTTCCTGAAGAATGTTACCTGTGGTCTGTTGAACAAAATCAATTTCTCCTGACTGAAGACTGGTTAATATCTGTGGGGCTGGTAATATCTTAATATTTAGCTTTTCAATTTTAGGTACACCCTTCCAATAATTTTTATTAGCTGTATAGGTTACAAAATGCTGTAAATCAACATCCGTAACCTGATAAGGACCATTTACAACTGTAGGTGCGTTAAACCAGTCATAGGCTGCCAAATCTTCATCGGCAACTTCCTGTAAAATATGCTTTGGAACAGTAAGAATATAACGTCCATAGGTATTTTCAAAGGTAGTAAGCGCCATCTTATATTTTGCAGTGAATTCTACCGTTTTTTCATCAATAGCCTTTACTCCGGAGATTTCTGTGGCACCCTCTTCTACAAAGCCATCATCGCCAATACCTTCAAAAGCATAAAGTGCCATACTGGCATTAGCGAGTTTGGGACTTGCCAGCTTTAATACCGTAAAAACAACATCCTCTGCCGTTACCGGTACACCATCAGACCAAACTGCCTTATCGTCTATTTTTACGGTAAAATGTATATTATCCTCGGTAGTTATAGAGGATGCGAGCATTCCTTCAAATTCCAGCTTGCTGTTTAGCTCTACTAACGGTAAGAATTCAAATGCAGCTGCGTACTTTAATATTTCTGTTGCATCCATAAGCAACGGATTTATACTGGTGAGTGTATCTGTCATACCAATGTTAACAATTTTCTCTCCCGATGTTTCTTCCTGCTTTTCCCCTGTACTTCCCTTGGTGGTATCAGAACTTGTATTTAAGGTATTCTGACATGCGGCCAGGGAAAAAGCCAAAAGCAGGCTCATTAAAAGTACAGCGATTCTTTTTTGTTTTGTTACTTGTTTCATAATTATGTCCTCCCTTTACGTTTACTTCTTAATTATAAGTATTAATCTATATAATGTAAACTCTGCTTTTAAACTTTGTAAGAAAGTTTTTAGATTCAGCAGAAAAGATGTCCTTATATACCTATCGTTTTAGTATGTATTTTAATCAATTGAAACAATTTTACTACCGTAACTTTCTTTTGTCAACTACAAAGTCTTGAAAACCAGACCCTTATTAGTTGTTGAATAATAAAAACAGGAGTATGCCTAAAATATAAGGTATACTCCTGTTTTCCGGGTTCCTGTATTCTTCTTTATTCAGTTTGATGAAAATAAACGTTACGCTTAATTACTGTACCAGACTTTGCGACTTTGTATACTTAATTACTTGCTCAGCAAAGTTTTCTAAAGCCTTCTCATTAAGATTTTTGGAGCTTATTATATAAATTCCGTTAATATCTTTATCAAAAATATAGTAAGCACTTTCCTCTTCTGAATAAAAACCATAAAACCCAGTTGGTAATCTGTTAGCGGATTGCTCCATATCCATCAGTCCATATTGGTTACCGGAATCTAATACAAATTCAACCGTGATTTCATTTCCACTCTTATGGTTCTTATACTGAAGCATCAAATAATTAAAATAACTGGTGCTTTGTGTTATGCCATAGACTTTGTAAAGGGAATACTGACCATTATATATACCTGTACCAAAATTAACAAGACAGCTATACATATCCTTGGCTATTTCCTTATCTACTTCTTTTAAAGTGTACCCCTGTTTTATCTTGTTTCGACCATCAAAAGCAGAGACAAAAAGTTTCACCGGTATGAAACTTTTATACTTTATTACCGCTTCCTTTGTTAAATCATAATTGTATTTATAAAATGCAGCTGCCTTCATATACTTTAAATAATTATCAGTATATGCAGCGCTTATATTCGAAATATTTTCATTATTGGAATCGTATTTATTTTTTTTAATATAGGCCAGCGTATCCTCCATAATCCTGTCCTCTTCCCAATAAAACTCGGTAAATTCTTTAACAACTTCTTCCTTTGTTTTCTCATACTGCATCCTGTATTTTAAAGCCTTCTTATAATTTTCCTCTGATTCATATTGCTTGATGGCAATTTCATATAAATTGTGGTTTTCAAGCTTTAATAGTTCAAGTCTTTCAATAACCTCAGCTTCTGTTACCTGAATATTTCTTTTTTCTGCCTCCTCAAGAATCAGGGCCTCAAGTATCATTCCTTCTATCAACTCTTTATCTGACATAGCAGGATACTGTTCTTTCATTTTGTTTAATTCAGAGACGTACAACTCTTCCTTATTTACTGTCAGCAGTATATCTGACTCCTCCAATGCAACTGCCGTAGACAAGGTTTTTTCCTTAAAACAAAGATGAAATACCAGTATAGCGGCTGCTATTCCCCCCAGAACAATCAAAATTCTCTTTTTTAACAGATTTTTATCTGACATAAACTGCACCCTCTCTTAATTATATACTTTCCGGGGCTGTCAATCATAGTAATACTGTTAACAGCCCCGGAAATCTTTCGTTTATCTGTAGAAGTTATTAATATAAATCTTACACTTTAAATAATAAACTAGTATTTATTTTTTGCATTATTCCACTGGTTATAATGTGTTGTACAAAGATTATCAATCAAAGTTGTATCCGAACCCTGCTTCATTACACACTTACCGGTAGTGGTATGATGGCCAAGACCATATACATGTCCAAACTCATGCTGACAGGATTTCGCATCCTGGTCATAGTTGCTATGGAACATAATTGCGTAGGGTGTACCTGTGTAGGTTGCACCATAAGTACCTCCAACATTAACATCCGAAAATGCCATCATAATATCAGCTGTTTTGTTGCCGTTATAAGTCAGTCCATGTTCTGCTTTTGCCTCATCCAACAAACCTTGAACCGTGGTGGAAGAAGAACTCCACAAAGGCTGCGCAACGCTTACAAAGTCAATGCCAAATTCTGCTGAAAGATAGTCATCCGTCCGCTCTACAACCCGATTGGCTTCATATGCATAATTACTATAAGTGCTCCTGTATTCTTCGTCACAGGGTGATGTGATATTAACGCTGATACTGGCTATTTTGTTATTAACCTGTAAATGCTCATAAATAGGTTGTCCTACCGGTAATACTACTGATTGCTTTAACGTAGTATCCGCACAAGCAATAAACTCCCCTGAATGTTCCTCTGCCATAACTGAAGTACTTGCAGTAGTTAATATTAATGCAGCAAGTGAAATTGAAATAATTTTTTTAATCATAACCAATTTAGCTCCCATCTGCGATCTTTAATCGCGTACAAATCAAGGGGTTGAATATTTTATTCAACCTTTCAAACATGCCGCTGTGCGGCACAAACAATCCAATGCAGAAGCCTGTGCTTTTTGGACTTCTTCCGGTGTGAAACTAAAGAATTCTTAGTCCGTGTTCTTTGCAGGCTTAGAATTTCTTTTCACACTTCTCCTTCTCAATTTGCCTTAGATTTTTATCCTCCCTAATTGCATATACTCTTTCCGCTAAGTTGTATTTCCTTTTCCCTTGGCATACCACCATAACGTTTTATAATTATGAACCAAGGCAACTCCCCCCTTTCCATTAACTATATAGCAGACTTAGCATAACATACATTTATGCTTTATGCGTCTTTGTGTAGAATTTCCTATAGATTGATGGAGTAAATTAATAGTGGTATTAAGAAATATAAGAATGAGGGTAATAAGGGGGGCTATTTTTAGGATTCCCTGTGATAAACCAATTGCAACTCTCTGATTTGTTTTCTTCTTGGTTGGCTGATGGGTAGATGAGTAGAATTGAATAGTATGACTTCATCATACTTAAATGTCATGACATGAGCATAGTTAACCACAAAAGATTTGTGAATACCCATAAAACGATGTTTTTTTACCTGATTATATACATCCTCTAATTTACCATAGAACACATCTTCCCCATCAACTGTTACAATTCTTATCTGACGGTTCATGCTCTCAAAATAGAGGATGTTTTTAATCGGTTTCTTAATGACTTCATTACGACGCCGATAGCTGAAGGTCTCACCCATCTTATCGGTTAACTTCATACCGGTTTTAATATCTTTAATAATCTTATCTGCATAAATAGGGAGGGATAAAAAATGCATTGGTCTGATTTCTATTAATTCCCGATAATCTTTATCATTCGTTGACATATAAACAATTTGCATAGTCTGGTTATCAAATTCCTCCCTTATTATCCTTCCAAAGTCAACACCATTAAGTTCTCCAAGGTCCATTCCCAGAAAAATCTGGTCATAGTCTTCACCTCTAGAAATAAATCGTAACAATTCCTCCCCTGAATTGTACAAATCGATTTCCAACTCAACCCTGGCATTTTTTTTAAAATCCAGTGCAACATTTTCAATCTGCAAGCAGATTCCTGCCTTTTTGTGGCATACAGCAATTCGAAACATATAAAATACACCTACTCCCCAAGTGATTTTTTGTCTCTATATTATACCATATTTTGTAAATAAATGTTTAAAAATTATTTACATTTTTCTTACGATTATATTTAGCAGTAATAAAATATAACTTACTGCTTCTCTAACAATTTATACTCCTCATTAATCTTTACAATTATAGTATTTTCTTCACCCTGATAAATCGGTTCTCCCTTTATATTTCTATTAGCCTGGTTGTTTTTATTTGGTTTTTTGTCATCTGAAACCACACTTTTGACCTTGCCAATTTTTATTAAATGATTGGTATCAATATCCACGTCTAAAGCAGAAACTTGATAGATGTCGCCTTTATATTTAATCATAAGTTGCTTTTCTTCAACCGTCGAAACAACTTCTGAAACAGCCGGCACCTTCTTATCTTCCTCTTTGGCTAGGATTGTTTCTTCGGATTGAACTGGTATATGAGCCGTTAAGTCATCTTGCTTTTGTAATAATTCTGTATTCTCAGAATGAATTTTAGCCTGATTGCTACATCCCCACAATAATAATGTTATACTTAATATAATTAAAAGTCCAACTTGCTTTTTCACTTTTATTAACTCCTTTTTCTTTTTTAAATATCTCCAGCATTTCCCAATTACTTAAATATCTCAGAAGATTTAATCACTGAAAAAATATCTTCATTGCTCAAATCATCGCTCTTAATATAATAGTCAATAATATAGCCCTGTTCCTCAACTGCAAACCGATAAACAATATTGGACTGCCTGGCTTCTCCTTTTTCCACACGTAGTTCTTTTCTCATTGCAAGTACCTCAGGTGTAAGCTCATTCCACTGGAAAATAGGATGACGCATCGATAGATAAAGGGGTTCGGGTATGGTATCTGCGTAAGGAACGGAATAATCCGATATGTTATATCTTTCCGTTTCTTCAGCTTTTACCACTCTTTCTACATAATCAGCTGTACCATCACTCCTGCTGATACTTATTCTAATTTCTTTAAAATCCTCCGTATATAAGATTAAAAACTTCTCTTCTACTGTGTTCTCATTATAGATAACAGCCTCTTCAAATTGATATGCCTCCGGTACAGCTTTTGGAAGGAACTTTCCATATACCTCATGTACATAACTGTCCGCCTCTGATAAGAATACCGGGTCTACTTCATTTTCTGCTTTTTGGTCAGTATTTATTGGTACTTTATCACCTGTCATTGTCTGCTTATCCTCTGTGGCTATTGCAGACATATCATTCTTGTAGGCACTTTGCTTTGATGCTATATAAACTCTAACTTCCTGAAACTTGCTTACACTGGTAGCTAAAATTGTTAAAATAGCTGCCGTGGCCAGTATCTTACGATACTTGAAATCTTTAGAAGATTTGAAAAGCTTTCTTTGCTCTTTGTACATCATTTCTTTTGTTTTCTCAACTAATGCCTTATTTGGCTCTATTTTCTCTAGATAGGAACGGTAACTATCTTCAAACATAATTTTCTTCCTCCTTCATATACTCTCGTAACAGCCTTCTGGCTCTGGTAAGCTGCATGCGTATTGTAGATTCCTTTCGATTCAATAGTTCACTGATTTGTGCAGTGGACATATCTTCATAGTAAAATAAGTGGATTGCAATTCGATATACCGGTGGAAGCTTCGCCAGATATTCTTCCAGGGTATACCCTCTAATAATCTGGTCTTCTGTTTTATTTATGGGAAAATCCATATCTAGAGGTACCGTATGGGTTCGAAATGAGTTTTTCCAAAAACTATTAAAACAATTAATGGTTACTCGGATAAACCAGGCCTTTTCGTGTTCTTCTTTTTCAAACTTCGGCTGCTTTCGGATATATCTTAAAAATACTTCTTGAAATATGTCATCCGCATCTTCTCTATTCCTGGTTCTTGCATACGCTAATTTATATACCATGGAAGAATACTTTTCAATTATGTTATCAATTGTAATGTCATTACCAGTTGATGAAACAGTCATTAAAAAACCTCCTTTCACTAATAAAACCCTTTACTTGAATAAAATGCCACCTGAAAAAAATTTTTTATCACTCTAAAATCCTTCCATGGCTTCCACCATATGGTGTCCTCATCCTAAATCAAATAATTTACAGCTACTCCTAATCCAATTATAATATTTTCTGTTAATAATATCCATTAAAATAATATATCCGTTAATCCTATACATATAGCAAGCCTCTTGCGAATTCCTTAAATTGAATCGAGAATTAGCAACTCGTTTTTAAATTTAATTATAAACTCTGTTCCTGAAATCAAAAAAAAGTGCAAGAGCAGCCTTACCCAGACCACTCTCGCACTCTTATACCTTTAATGCAAACGGAATACCGTCATAGAATTACTTTTAAATACATATGAAAAACCAGAATTTTCTATCCGTAGTTCTTTCTGTACCGGCTTTATCCAATCCGGACGCTCAAAGGAATTTTCTCCTTCTAACGGATAATTTTCTAAGGTAAACACCTTCCCTTCCATAACCTCTGCGTGCAGAATTTTAATTTCTGCTTCACAATCTACCTTTTGAATATTAACCGCTTTTATAATGACTTCTCCCGTACTTTCATCAATACTTGAAGAATAATATAAAGGTTTCACCATAACCGGCTTACTTTCAATTGCA
The nucleotide sequence above comes from Anaerocolumna cellulosilytica. Encoded proteins:
- a CDS encoding ABC transporter substrate-binding protein → MKQVTKQKRIAVLLMSLLLAFSLAACQNTLNTSSDTTKGSTGEKQEETSGEKIVNIGMTDTLTSINPLLMDATEILKYAAAFEFLPLVELNSKLEFEGMLASSITTEDNIHFTVKIDDKAVWSDGVPVTAEDVVFTVLKLASPKLANASMALYAFEGIGDDGFVEEGATEISGVKAIDEKTVEFTAKYKMALTTFENTYGRYILTVPKHILQEVADEDLAAYDWFNAPTVVNGPYQVTDVDLQHFVTYTANKNYWKGVPKIEKLNIKILPAPQILTSLQSGEIDFVQQTTGNILQEDYGNVEALSNITVYYGAPVTNQSIFFNTTSVTDTRIRQAILYGIDRENILNGLLNGKGEIVDGFLSSAGPFYDASLAPTAYNPEKAKELIKEAEADGWDSSRVLNFYVNSGDTTFTQAADYIAAQLGEIGIKIQVTTVDLATLMSTAGSKSFDIMAVQYTYAPVDPYPDINWLLSADGWTGFANGRVAEALAATQTTSDIAEIKEQYLTINTIAQEEVPMISAYVISAMGAVNNRLKNATPDVYGSFINVQNWDVTE
- a CDS encoding SurA N-terminal domain-containing protein, whose product is MSDKNLLKKRILIVLGGIAAAILVFHLCFKEKTLSTAVALEESDILLTVNKEELYVSELNKMKEQYPAMSDKELIEGMILEALILEEAEKRNIQVTEAEVIERLELLKLENHNLYEIAIKQYESEENYKKALKYRMQYEKTKEEVVKEFTEFYWEEDRIMEDTLAYIKKNKYDSNNENISNISAAYTDNYLKYMKAAAFYKYNYDLTKEAVIKYKSFIPVKLFVSAFDGRNKIKQGYTLKEVDKEIAKDMYSCLVNFGTGIYNGQYSLYKVYGITQSTSYFNYLMLQYKNHKSGNEITVEFVLDSGNQYGLMDMEQSANRLPTGFYGFYSEEESAYYIFDKDINGIYIISSKNLNEKALENFAEQVIKYTKSQSLVQ
- a CDS encoding M12 family metallo-peptidase; this translates as MIKKIISISLAALILTTASTSVMAEEHSGEFIACADTTLKQSVVLPVGQPIYEHLQVNNKIASISVNITSPCDEEYRSTYSNYAYEANRVVERTDDYLSAEFGIDFVSVAQPLWSSSSTTVQGLLDEAKAEHGLTYNGNKTADIMMAFSDVNVGGTYGATYTGTPYAIMFHSNYDQDAKSCQHEFGHVYGLGHHTTTGKCVMKQGSDTTLIDNLCTTHYNQWNNAKNKY
- a CDS encoding LytR/AlgR family response regulator transcription factor; its protein translation is MFRIAVCHKKAGICLQIENVALDFKKNARVELEIDLYNSGEELLRFISRGEDYDQIFLGMDLGELNGVDFGRIIREEFDNQTMQIVYMSTNDKDYRELIEIRPMHFLSLPIYADKIIKDIKTGMKLTDKMGETFSYRRRNEVIKKPIKNILYFESMNRQIRIVTVDGEDVFYGKLEDVYNQVKKHRFMGIHKSFVVNYAHVMTFKYDEVILFNSTHLPISQPRRKQIRELQLVYHRES
- a CDS encoding RNA polymerase sigma factor — its product is MTVSSTGNDITIDNIIEKYSSMVYKLAYARTRNREDADDIFQEVFLRYIRKQPKFEKEEHEKAWFIRVTINCFNSFWKNSFRTHTVPLDMDFPINKTEDQIIRGYTLEEYLAKLPPVYRIAIHLFYYEDMSTAQISELLNRKESTIRMQLTRARRLLREYMKEEENYV